A stretch of the Ostrea edulis chromosome 9, xbOstEdul1.1, whole genome shotgun sequence genome encodes the following:
- the LOC125660481 gene encoding 1-deoxyxylulose-5-phosphate synthase YajO-like has translation MEYNYLGRTGLRVSTICLGAMTFGHPEIGKLDKDASHKVLDRFAALGGNFIDTANMYTRGVSESILGEWLVRQEREKFVIATKVRSPMGDDVNNVGLGRKHIMQSCEASLKRLQTDFIDLYQVHGWDNAVPPEEWLDALGDLVKAGKVRYVGVSNLCGWQMQKVVDLCKSGRYPAVVSLQQQCNLLCRHPEFEELQVCKYEGLGVLPWSPLKGGMLTGKYNRGVRPDKLAGRIGLVAQDESKAREIAPAWSQYENNEDFWKLLEAMAKIAKDCAKSIPQVAIRWLLQKDVVTSVIIGANSIEQLEDNIGSATNWRLSKEQMDELDALSRPETPYPYEMSWSFNSGRVNPYHLFPFVQNTF, from the exons ATTGGCAAGCTGGACAAGGATGCATCTCACAAAGTCCTGGACCGATTCGCTGCTCTCGGTGGAAATTTCATTGACACTGCAAACATGTATACCAGAGGGGTATCGGAAAGCATCTTAGGCGAGTGGCTGGTTAG ACAAGAAAGAGAAAAATTCGTAATTGCCACCAAAGTGAGAAGTCCAATGGGAGATGATGTGAATAACGTTGGATTAGGACGGAAACACATTATGCAGAGCTGTGAGGCGAGCCTCAAACGGCTTCAGACGGACTTCATAGATCTATATCAG GTTCACGGTTGGGACAATGCTGTTCCCCCTGAGGAGTGGTTAGACGCTCTAGGGGATTTGGTTAAAGCTGGTAAGGTGCGTTATGTAGGTGTATCCAACTTGTGTGGTTGGCAGATGCAGAAAGTGGTGGATCTCTGCAAGTCCGGCAGGTACCCGGCTGTAGTCAGTCTTCAG CAACAATGCAACTTACTTTGTCGTCACCCGGAATTCGAGGAACTTCAAGTCTGTAAATATGAAGGTCTCGGAGTGTTGCCATGGAGCCCATTAAAAGG tggAATGCTTACAGGTAAATACAACCGTGGAGTAAGGCCTGATAAATTGGCGGGACGGATTGGACTCGTCGCTCAAGATGAATCAAAAGCTAGGGAGATTGCCCCGGCTTGGAGTCAGTACGAAAATAATGAAGATTTCTGGAAACTATTGGAAGCCATGGCGAAGATTgccaaagattgtg CAAAAAGCATTCCTCAGGTAGCAATCCGGTGGCTGCTTCAGAAGGACGTGGTTACCTCTGTTATCATTGGAGCCAACTCGATTGAGCAACTAGAAGACAATATAGGGTCGGCAACAAACTGGCGCCTCTCCAAGGAACAG ATGGACGAACTTGATGCCCTCTCCAGGCCGGAGACCCCGTATCCATACGAGATGTCATGGAGCTTTAACAGTGGCCGCGTGAACCCCTACCATTTGTTTCCATTCGTGCAGAATACGTTTTGA